GCAACGAGTTCTGCCTTGGTGGCGAAGGTGTGGCGGTAGTAGTACTCGTGTTTGAACGTCGACCAGAACGATTCCGCGGGGCTGTTGTCCCAGCAGATCCCGGTATCGCCCATCGACCGTTTCAGGTCGTGGCCGGCGCATGTCGGTCAACCAGACCGCATCGAGCCGGCCCTGGTCGAAACACCGCCGCACCAGGTCCGACGGGAACGACGCCGCCGGGTCGGCCACCGTGGTGCGGACCTTGAAGGTGCGTGGGCTGATGCCCTCGATCCCGATCTCGGCCATGATCGCCGCGACGGTTTTCTCGTTCACCACCTCGCCGCGTTCCCGCAACTCGGTGGTGATCCTCGGGGACCCATACGTGCCGTCGGACTCGGCGTGCACGTCCAGGATCTTCACCGCCAGATCAGCGCGGCGCTGCTGCCGTGGCGTCAACACCGTTGCCGCGGCGCGTTTCCCGTACGCGTAGTAGCCGGATGTCGAGACGCCCAGCAGCCGCGCCATGCGCAGGACAGAGAACCGCGCACCCTCGGGTGTAGTGGTCCCGGCGATCTCGGCGGGCTCGTCGGGGCCG
The sequence above is a segment of the Amycolatopsis sp. 2-15 genome. Coding sequences within it:
- a CDS encoding IS3 family transposase translates to MARLLGVSTSGYYAYGKRAAATVLTPRQQRRADLAVKILDVHAESDGTYGSPRITTELRERGEVVNEKTVAAIMAEIGIEGISPRTFKVRTTVADPAASFPSDLVRRCFDQGRLDAVWLTDMRRPRPETVDGRYRDLLGQQPRGIVLVDVQTRVLLPPHLRHQGRTRCCS